The genomic interval CAATGAATACCAAAATTTCGCGCTATTTGAAGCAGCAGCAACAACCGAACTTTCTTCAATGACCATTGGAACTGCAAATGTCTTTCCATTGATTAAAAAGTTTGGAGCAATACTATAAGGTAAGTGGAAATTTGATATGGTATTTTCACTAAACTCATTAATTACTTCTTGAACAGCAGCCTCGCGGTGGTCAAAACTTTTAAAAGTTTCCATCGTTTTCTCTGGCGATTTAAAAAATTTTGTAATCGCTTCCAACTTCTCCTGCTTGCTCTTTTTTGAGAACCCCTCTATTTGTACCATCTACCTTATTTTTAAAAATTTTTGCGCCATTAGCAATCCTTTTATTTGTATTTCAGCAAATGTATCCAGGGCTTCCTGAGACTCATTTGCATGTTTTAAGAATGGCGCTGCCTGACCATAAATTGCAGGGATATTTGCTTTGGAGGTTAAGTAGTAACCATCTAAAAAGTTTTTTATTCCGCCACTTATAATCACATTATTACACTTACGTTCAGACCCTAGTTCTTGGATTGATTTATTTAAAAAATCGACCATTTCGTAAGCAGAATGCCCTAAAGCAATCACATCTTCATAATGAGCTTTTAATGGCTCGTTACGCAATAACTCTAATTTTGAAAAGTTTGTTCCACCATTTGCTGCAAAGTCGATTGCCAAAATCGGCAATTTCAGTAATTCTCTCATACTTTCAGGACCAAATCCTTGCCCAACTTCCTTCACAATGATGTTTGTGTCAATTTCATTCAACAACTGTTTGATTGTGACAAGCGGAGAGCGTTGAATTAAATCACCTTCTGGCTGTAACCACTCCTGTAATGGATTAACATGCACGATCAAACCATCCGCATCCAGCTTATCTACCAGCGCTTTTAACTTAGAGGTCTGACCTTTATCGATTAATCGCTCAATCTGAGCAATTCCTACGTTGGCGAATAGAGGAGAAGCATCCCCAAGGATTGGACGCAGGTTAAAATCATCGAAATAGGTATTGTCCTCCAAAATAACCCGACAAGAACCCAAGCCCATTCCAAAACCATATTTATTGGCCGTTTTTGCCAACATTTTATTGAGTGGACCAGCAGCAGACGTACCGCCTGTCATACTTGAAATCCAGATTGGATAACGCATCGTTTTCTCTCCGAGTTGAATCGACATGTCCGATTGTTCAGGATGTCCCTCTAACATCGGTTCGTAATAAAAACGACCATCTGATAAAGCACTTTGCGAAGCAAAAGCCAAATCCAAATGATTTTGTTTCCTTAAGTCTGCCGCTTCAAGCGATTCGTGTTCAATTTTTTCCATTAGATCATTGCTGAAACTTCTTCATCTTTTAATATAGGACGAAGAATTCTTGTTGCATTTTTATATAAGCGAATTTGTTTCGCTGGCTTAGTAATAAAATGTATCGGGTGCTGCATCGCCACTTTAAAAAAGTGCTTCAACAGAAATTTTTTGTTTTTGTTTATTCCTGAAAGAATGGAGAGTGGGCCAGTAGCTTGTTCTCCTCCTTTCTGCAAATATTCAAAGCATGCTTCTTTTAATTCATCATTTGTAAATACCTTGTACAAAGCGTTTGCCAAAATGTTGATTGTTTCAACATCTTTTCCTCTGTTGGTATAATATTCATTAACGGCATATTCCAGTTTGGTTTCATTTTGAAAATCAATTCCTGCTAATTGGCCATTCAGACAAAGAATATCTGAAAAAGTTGCTGTCATTCCTCCACCAGTTAAAGGATGTCTCATGTTTAATGAATCCCCCAAAAGTGCAGCACCTTTCATGCGAAATGCCTGACCTTTCATGGAGTGATTTGGCATGACTTTTATAGGTTCTTCGTCGATTGCCTTTAAAAAGGCAGGAATCATTTCTTCAGGTAATATTTTCACCACATCTTCCTTCAATCGCTCGATGGATTCTTTACCCATTTTGGGAGCTTTTCCACCGGGATAATCAATTAAGATCCGATATGCGTTGGTGTGAATGGGGTAAACCAAGATTGGAAAATCACCAGTAACAATCATGTGGCCATAAGAAGGAAATTCTAATTCCAAATCTTTTAGAACCAATCCCATAAAATAGGAAGTTACTTTCTTGTTTACTTTACTCAACTTATCACGTAGTACGGACATTGGTCCATCACAAACAATTGTCAATTTTGAAAACTGTGAAATAGTGGTTCCGTCTTCTTGCACGTAGCTAACACCAATAATGGTGTTATTGTTCTCCAAAATTTGGGAAACATTTCCTTGAACCAAGGTTATATTCTCTCTTTGTTCAAGCTCTTTTCGAATATTTGTCAGAAATTTTCCGTTTCTCAAACCAATTCCCTTTATTCCTTTCTGAACTTCATCATAGTTGATTGTGAAGCGTTCGTTTCCTTTAATCAGATTATAGCCATTGACTTCTTGTGCGTCGATTCCCTCCAATAAATGAGAAAGTCCCAGTTCATTTAAAGCCTGAATTCCTCCAGGTTGCATTAATTCACCGATTATTCTTTCTTGTTCTGAAAGGTCTCGTTCCACTACAAGGATACGTGTGCTAGCAGGTTGAGAAGCAGCAAATACCCCTCCGGCAACTCCAGCACCTATAACGATGATATCAAATTCATGGGTGCTCATTTTTGAATTTCGGCTAATATTGATTTGATTTTACCTGTATGGTCTTTTTTCTCTAAGTTTTTGAGAATAGAGATGAATTCCTTTTTCGTATTGTTGAAGTCCTGAATTGCAATGAAATATTTAGCAGTTTTTCCTTTTCTGATCTTCACATTTTTGTGTAAGACATCTGGATTATTGTACAATTCTTTCAATGTTGCGATAGCCATTAATTGCGGGATTGCGCAAAAACGAAAAACTTTCTGATCGTCTAAGCAGTCTAAAAATTCAAGACAGGCAGGAACATGCCCAAGTGCATTGACTACCACTTCATTCAATGCAGAAAGCCCGCTTTTTTCATCCGCTTGCAACTCGTTTAATGTTCTTGCTTTATTTTTCCAGGATTCCTCTGGCCAGAAAATACGTCCTTGTTCCAAATCCTCTGCAAAATCACGAATGATATTTGTTTTTTGAAGAAACAATCCCATTTCATTACTCAGACTTTTGTCAGAGAGCTTCACACTTGTCTCTAATTTGGAGGCAAGAAACAATTTACTTAAACCAATTCCAACCAATCCGGCAACGTAATAACAGTAATCGTTCCAGTCTTCATAACTTTCAACGGTTTTATGCGCATACTTGTTCATCCCGATTGCCATTTCATTGGTTATCTCAGTAATAACGGCTTTGTATTCCGATCCAAGCTTTTGATATTCACGAATTACTTTGTCAAAATGAAGCATTAAATCTTGATAGTCCTGAGTATCTCCAACATTTTCAAGTGTAAATTCTTCTTTATTGATGCGGTCAGCAAACGTTAGTAGCATGTCTTTCTTGACAGTATTGTCGATATTCATATCATCTTCAATGGTATCAAGGCCTCGCAAAATGAGGTAAAACAAACAAACAGGGTTTTTCAAATCTTCTGGCAATTGCTGAATAACGACAGCAAAGGAACGTGAAACTTTTTTAAGCGCTTCATAGCAATAACTTAAATCATCTGTGGATTTGGATAAATCTTTCAAACGGTACTCTGAAGGCTTGAATTGTTTAAATTCTTTCTTCATTTGAAAAAGATAAACCAACTCAGATACGTGAAAGGAATAATATGCTGCCCTTCTAATCATTATTTTTTCTTCGTTTTGTAGGGCACAAAAATACGTACATTTTATAGAGCTGGCCTAATTTTTTACGTTTAAAAACTAACTTTATAATTCCTTATGCACGCACATTTTTTTTTTAAACAGTTCACTATGAGTACTATTGTTTAAACTTTCAATCAAAAAGTTCGAAAGTTCTCTTGTTTGGATGACTAAACAAGACTCATAAGTTTTGATGGGCTTGTTGTTTTAGTGTTTTTTTGAGATAGTTACAGATATAGAGTTTGTAACAGAATAAACATGTTTGGGCCATGAAAATTTCCTGATGAACTTAAATTAATCATGAAAGGCATCCCACAGGAATGCCTTTCATGATGATTATCGGATTGAAATACTACTTATTGCTTCACAATTTGCAGTGTAGCAGATTTGCCTTCGTTGGTTGCTATCGTAAGTGAATAAACACCACGTGCATGTATAATATGAAGGTTAATCAACTTCATTTCTTCATAATGATATTGCTCAACCATTCTTCCAAGTGCATCACGCAATGTAACAGTGATGCCACGATGAGTTTCACCTAAGTCAATTTTTACAGGGCCCAAAGTAGGGTTGGGGTATGCTTTGAGCTCCGGTCCAAAAGAATTACTTTCCAATCCGACGTTCATGATGCTTATACAAGCGCTGGTGTCTGTACAACCATTAGCTGAAGTAACGATTACGGCATAGTTATCATTCGATTGTGGGGTGTAGCTTTGGGAAGTTGCATCATCAATTGGAGAGAATGAACCGTTGCATTTCACCCATTGATACGTTCCACCAGTTTCCCCTACAGTCATTGTACCATCTATTAGAGTTACAGATATATTAACTGATAGGATTGTTAGATTCAAAGTTACTGTTGAATCACAACCAGCGGCATTTGTTCCTGTCCACGTGTGAGTTCCACTGGAAGTATACGTTGTACCATGCCAAGTATACGTTTCACATGCTGAAATAGAACTACTAGATGTTGTCGGTTGCTTGATTGTTAAGTTCAATGTTACCACTGAATCACAACCAGCAGCATTTGTTCCTGTCCATGTATAAGTTCCACTGGAAGTATACGTTGTACCATGCCATGTATACGTTCCACATGCTGAAACAGAGCTGCTTGATGTTGTTGGCTGCTTGATAGTTAAGTTCAATGTTACCACTGAATCACAACCAGCAGCATTTGTTCCTGTCCAGGTGTGAGTTCCACTGGAAGTATACGTTGTTCCATGCCACGTATACGTTCCACATGCTGAAATAGAACTATTAGATGTTGTCGGCTGCTTGATTGTTAAGTTCAATGTTACTACCGAATCGCAACCAGCGGCATTTGTTCCTGTCCAAGTGTGAGTTCCACTGGAAGTATACGTTGTTCCATGCCACGTATACGTTCCACATGCTGAAATAGAACTATTAGATGTTGTCGGCTGCTTGATTGTTAAGTTCAATGTTACTACCGAATCGCAACCAGCGGCATTTGTTCCTGTCCACGTGTGAGTTCCACTGGAAGTATACGTTGTTCCATGCCACGTATAATTTCCACATGCTGATACAGAGCTATTAGATGTTGTTGCTTGCTTAATAGTTAAGTTCAATGTTACTGTTGAATCACAACCTGCAGTATTTGTTCCTGTCCACGTGTGAGTTCCACTGGAAGTATACGTTGTACCATGCCACGTATACGTTCCACATGCTGAAATAGAACTACTTGATGTTGTTGGCTGCTTGATTGTTAAGTTCAATGTTACCACTGAATCACAACCTGCAGCATTTGTTCCCGTCCAGGTGTATGAACCAGAGGTTGTGTAGGTTGTTCCATGCCACGTATAATTTCCACATGCTGATAGAGAGCTATTAGATGTTGTTGCTTGCTTAATAATTAGATTCAAAGTTACTACCGAATCACAACCTGCAGCATTTGTTCCTGTCCAAGTGTGAGTTCCACTGGAAGTATATGTTGTTCCATGCCAAGTATAATTTCCACATGCTGATAGAGAGCTATTAGATGTTGTTGCTTGCTTAATAGTTAAGTTCAATGTTACTACCGAATCACAACCTGCAGCATTTGTTCCTGTCCAAGTGTGAGTTCCACTGGAAGTATATGTTGTTCCATGCCACGTATACGTTCCACATGCTGATAGAGAACTACTTGATGTTGTTGGCTGCTTGATTGTTAAGTTTAGTGTTTCCGTTACAATACAGCCTGATCCATTGGTGCCAATCCAAGTGTAAGTACCGCTGGTTGAATACGATATTCCATGCCACGTATACGTTCCACATGCTGTAATGAAACTACTTGATGTCGTCGATTGATTAATCGTCAAATTTAACGTTACTACCGAATCACATCCAGTAGCATTTGTTCCTGTCCAGGTATACAAACCGGAAGCTGTATATGTAATCCCGTGCCATGTATAACTATCACACGCATTAGCTGTAGTGGTTGAACTCGTTGTTTGTTTGATCGTAAGATTCAATGTTACCACTGAATCACAGCCTACAGTATTTGTTCCTGTCCAAGTGTATGAACCAGAGGTTGTGTAGGTTGTTCCATGCCAAGTATAATTTCCACATGCTGATAGAGAGCTATTAGATGTTGTTGCTTGCTTAATAGTTAAGTTCAATGTTACTACCGAATCGCAACCTGCAGCATTTGTTCCTGTCCAAGTATGAGTTCCACTGGAAGTATAAGTTGTCCCATGCCATAAATAGCTTGTACAAGCATTCACTGTAGCTATGGAAGTCGTTGGTTGCTTGATGGTCAAGTTCAGTGTTGCAGTAGAGTCGCATCCATTGGCATTCGTGCCAGACCAAGTATATGTACCTGAATTTATATAAGTTGTACCATTCCAGATGTAACTGTTACAAACTGCAAGGATCGTATTGGAAGTTGTTCCAGTGCTTATAGTCAGATTCAAAGTAACAATACTGTCACACCCTGATACATTTAATAAGGTGTCTTTGTAAACTCCAGCAACCGTTAAGGTCATTCCGTTAAAAGAATAGGAACCACCAGGACAAATAGACGCTGTAACCATTGTCTGGTTAATACATGGATCCAACTCGTAAGCACCGATGTCTACTGTTGTATTTTGAATGCGCGTATTACCGTCTAGATCAAGGGTTACACCAGCTGGGATATAGGTATTGTTTCCATGGTTGATAGCAATAGAGTTCGCCGCCACGTGAAAATCATTTGCCGCTGTATCTACAAAGAAAGGAGGGAGGTTGTAATTCGTTGCGCCATTCGGGAAATATTGGATAATCGAGTTGAAGGGCAAGTAAGAAGCTTGTCCAAAGTAATTGTCTGTTGCCTCATTGTAGTAAACAATAG from Fluviicola taffensis DSM 16823 carries:
- a CDS encoding type 2 isopentenyl-diphosphate Delta-isomerase yields the protein MEKIEHESLEAADLRKQNHLDLAFASQSALSDGRFYYEPMLEGHPEQSDMSIQLGEKTMRYPIWISSMTGGTSAAGPLNKMLAKTANKYGFGMGLGSCRVILEDNTYFDDFNLRPILGDASPLFANVGIAQIERLIDKGQTSKLKALVDKLDADGLIVHVNPLQEWLQPEGDLIQRSPLVTIKQLLNEIDTNIIVKEVGQGFGPESMRELLKLPILAIDFAANGGTNFSKLELLRNEPLKAHYEDVIALGHSAYEMVDFLNKSIQELGSERKCNNVIISGGIKNFLDGYYLTSKANIPAIYGQAAPFLKHANESQEALDTFAEIQIKGLLMAQKFLKIR
- a CDS encoding FAD-dependent monooxygenase, whose protein sequence is MSTHEFDIIVIGAGVAGGVFAASQPASTRILVVERDLSEQERIIGELMQPGGIQALNELGLSHLLEGIDAQEVNGYNLIKGNERFTINYDEVQKGIKGIGLRNGKFLTNIRKELEQRENITLVQGNVSQILENNNTIIGVSYVQEDGTTISQFSKLTIVCDGPMSVLRDKLSKVNKKVTSYFMGLVLKDLELEFPSYGHMIVTGDFPILVYPIHTNAYRILIDYPGGKAPKMGKESIERLKEDVVKILPEEMIPAFLKAIDEEPIKVMPNHSMKGQAFRMKGAALLGDSLNMRHPLTGGGMTATFSDILCLNGQLAGIDFQNETKLEYAVNEYYTNRGKDVETINILANALYKVFTNDELKEACFEYLQKGGEQATGPLSILSGINKNKKFLLKHFFKVAMQHPIHFITKPAKQIRLYKNATRILRPILKDEEVSAMI
- a CDS encoding squalene synthase; the protein is MIRRAAYYSFHVSELVYLFQMKKEFKQFKPSEYRLKDLSKSTDDLSYCYEALKKVSRSFAVVIQQLPEDLKNPVCLFYLILRGLDTIEDDMNIDNTVKKDMLLTFADRINKEEFTLENVGDTQDYQDLMLHFDKVIREYQKLGSEYKAVITEITNEMAIGMNKYAHKTVESYEDWNDYCYYVAGLVGIGLSKLFLASKLETSVKLSDKSLSNEMGLFLQKTNIIRDFAEDLEQGRIFWPEESWKNKARTLNELQADEKSGLSALNEVVVNALGHVPACLEFLDCLDDQKVFRFCAIPQLMAIATLKELYNNPDVLHKNVKIRKGKTAKYFIAIQDFNNTKKEFISILKNLEKKDHTGKIKSILAEIQK
- a CDS encoding T9SS type A sorting domain-containing protein codes for the protein MVRGKGAGIFIQNGGTVQLSNLIIADNNCLSEGMTGGAGAGLYIESSGALTLTNSVVRNNKLVEANVYYNGAAFLGGGGIYCGSASVQITNTIVSNNSVTSGGYGDVYGGGICLNRTGVSNVFVTNSQILNNSIAKNGSLGTYSYGGGFYCSGTNANTLLLTGTKINNNSNLAIAANSSYGEANGGGLYFYGDTLRISNSEFLTNSATGGITTSGGGIYTTQTKKAYISNSQFNYNTLNSGRTNSGAGGFLGGTSGSLPFEVSNCEFSYNSILSTKYTVTGRGAGLNGSAPLTITGSDFSNNNISVTANNNTTTSAAQAAGYGGGICTGSTLDVDNCTFNNNVLNCTMNYDVQNTQTYNNQHAIAYGGGIYTTTYFNVRNSSFYNNNNQGNANAMYTGYSVQGLTKGGGFCSEFSSAPSIGPSKLLNCEFAENQVYSAAYSDINQSATRGGGVSIETTPTTYQVHIDGCTITNNTAYMGNPNSPTTYGGGIYFSSAGHIFRTKISLNTAQASKGDVFGGGAYTTGTGFVSNCLITGNHVISPNKAYGGGIYNAATTTMSSLTVAENKSTSSVSADDKGAGVYNNSTKSLYNSIVYYNEATDNYFGQASYLPFNSIIQYFPNGATNYNLPPFFVDTAANDFHVAANSIAINHGNNTYIPAGVTLDLDGNTRIQNTTVDIGAYELDPCINQTMVTASICPGGSYSFNGMTLTVAGVYKDTLLNVSGCDSIVTLNLTISTGTTSNTILAVCNSYIWNGTTYINSGTYTWSGTNANGCDSTATLNLTIKQPTTSIATVNACTSYLWHGTTYTSSGTHTWTGTNAAGCDSVVTLNLTIKQATTSNSSLSACGNYTWHGTTYTTSGSYTWTGTNTVGCDSVVTLNLTIKQTTSSTTTANACDSYTWHGITYTASGLYTWTGTNATGCDSVVTLNLTINQSTTSSSFITACGTYTWHGISYSTSGTYTWIGTNGSGCIVTETLNLTIKQPTTSSSSLSACGTYTWHGTTYTSSGTHTWTGTNAAGCDSVVTLNLTIKQATTSNSSLSACGNYTWHGTTYTSSGTHTWTGTNAAGCDSVVTLNLIIKQATTSNSSLSACGNYTWHGTTYTTSGSYTWTGTNAAGCDSVVTLNLTIKQPTTSSSSISACGTYTWHGTTYTSSGTHTWTGTNTAGCDSTVTLNLTIKQATTSNSSVSACGNYTWHGTTYTSSGTHTWTGTNAAGCDSVVTLNLTIKQPTTSNSSISACGTYTWHGTTYTSSGTHTWTGTNAAGCDSVVTLNLTIKQPTTSNSSISACGTYTWHGTTYTSSGTHTWTGTNAAGCDSVVTLNLTIKQPTTSSSSVSACGTYTWHGTTYTSSGTYTWTGTNAAGCDSVVTLNLTIKQPTTSSSSISACETYTWHGTTYTSSGTHTWTGTNAAGCDSTVTLNLTILSVNISVTLIDGTMTVGETGGTYQWVKCNGSFSPIDDATSQSYTPQSNDNYAVIVTSANGCTDTSACISIMNVGLESNSFGPELKAYPNPTLGPVKIDLGETHRGITVTLRDALGRMVEQYHYEEMKLINLHIIHARGVYSLTIATNEGKSATLQIVKQ